A single genomic interval of Xylanivirga thermophila harbors:
- the purF gene encoding amidophosphoribosyltransferase, giving the protein MINYLNHDMDKLKDECGVFGIFDKDGLNVGEITYFGLYALQHRGQESAGIAISTGDDILYHKDMGLVPEVFDEKIIDSLKDGKIAIGHVRYSTEGGSYLHNAQPLVTKYKKGSMALSHNGSLVNSHALRQDLEDKGAIFQTSIDSEVMANMLARYSDEGLEEAIKRMISEVKGSYALVIMTEDKLIGIRDPDGIRPLALGKLDNSYIIASETCAFDAVGAEYIRDVKPGEIIIVDKEGLKSIQTPTPLKSSLCIFEFIYFARTDSTIDGVSVYMARKDAGRILALEQPVDADLVIGVPDSGTTAALGYAEASGIPFGEGLIKNRYVGRTFIQPSQHMREQGVRIKLNALRRTVKGKRIVMVDDSIVRGTTSKAIIEMLRLAGAKEIHMRISSPPVKYPCYFGIDTPDRDELIGANLPVDKICSEIGADSLSYLSMEGLLKTVEGSGCHFCLGCFDSNYPMDVEGALINKD; this is encoded by the coding sequence ATGATAAACTATTTAAATCATGATATGGATAAATTAAAAGATGAATGTGGGGTATTTGGCATATTTGATAAGGATGGTTTGAATGTAGGGGAGATCACATACTTTGGACTATATGCCCTTCAACATAGGGGACAGGAAAGTGCAGGAATTGCCATATCTACAGGAGACGACATATTATATCACAAGGATATGGGTCTAGTACCGGAAGTTTTTGATGAGAAGATTATCGATTCTTTGAAAGATGGCAAGATTGCAATAGGTCATGTGCGGTATTCCACCGAAGGTGGGAGTTATCTTCATAATGCTCAACCTTTAGTTACCAAGTATAAAAAAGGCAGTATGGCATTATCCCATAATGGAAGTCTTGTAAATTCCCATGCCTTAAGACAGGATTTGGAGGACAAGGGGGCTATATTTCAAACCTCCATTGATAGTGAGGTAATGGCCAATATGCTGGCTAGATATAGTGATGAAGGCTTAGAAGAAGCCATTAAAAGGATGATAAGTGAGGTAAAGGGTTCATATGCATTGGTTATAATGACCGAAGACAAGCTAATAGGCATTAGGGATCCCGATGGTATAAGGCCTTTAGCCCTTGGAAAACTTGATAATTCATATATTATAGCGTCGGAGACGTGTGCATTTGACGCAGTTGGAGCCGAGTATATAAGGGATGTAAAGCCCGGCGAGATAATCATAGTAGATAAGGAAGGGCTTAAATCAATACAGACGCCTACGCCTCTGAAGTCTTCACTATGCATATTTGAATTTATATATTTTGCACGTACAGACAGTACTATAGACGGGGTAAGTGTATATATGGCCCGCAAGGACGCAGGTAGGATATTGGCACTTGAACAGCCTGTAGATGCCGATTTGGTAATAGGGGTACCTGATTCTGGTACAACTGCAGCATTAGGCTATGCAGAAGCATCTGGTATACCATTTGGTGAGGGTCTTATAAAAAACAGGTATGTGGGCAGGACTTTTATACAGCCTAGTCAACATATGCGGGAACAGGGTGTACGTATAAAATTGAATGCCTTGAGGAGAACGGTAAAGGGTAAGAGGATAGTAATGGTAGATGATTCAATAGTAAGGGGTACTACCAGTAAGGCTATAATAGAAATGCTAAGGTTGGCTGGAGCAAAGGAGATACACATGCGGATAAGCTCTCCACCGGTTAAGTATCCATGCTATTTCGGCATAGACACACCAGATCGTGATGAGCTTATAGGGGCAAATCTGCCGGTTGATAAGATTTGTTCTGAAATAGGTGCCGATTCCCTTAGCTATTTGAGTATGGAAGGTCTTTTAAAGACAGTAGAGGGTAGCGGGTGTCACTTTTGTCTAGGATGTTTTGATAGCAATTATCCCATGGATGTGGAAGGGGCATTGATAAATAAGGATTGA
- the purE gene encoding 5-(carboxyamino)imidazole ribonucleotide mutase, which translates to MPKVAVIMGSKSDFPIVEETIKTLKEFDVEVEARVMSAHRTPDISAKFAVDAKEEGFEVIIAAAGKAAHLPGVLAAYTTLPVIGLPIKSSMLDGLDSLLSMVQMPSGVPVATVAINGSKNAALLAIQILSIKYPHLSDRLNSYKREMAEGVFSQDDELQVEVSKL; encoded by the coding sequence ATGCCCAAAGTAGCAGTTATAATGGGAAGTAAATCAGATTTTCCCATAGTAGAAGAAACCATAAAGACTTTGAAGGAATTTGATGTAGAGGTGGAAGCTAGGGTAATGTCGGCCCATCGTACCCCGGATATATCTGCTAAGTTTGCTGTAGATGCTAAAGAAGAAGGTTTTGAGGTAATAATAGCGGCTGCGGGCAAGGCAGCTCATCTGCCGGGAGTACTAGCAGCATATACTACATTGCCGGTGATAGGACTTCCCATAAAGTCATCTATGCTAGATGGTTTGGATTCTTTGTTATCAATGGTGCAGATGCCTTCAGGCGTACCGGTGGCTACGGTAGCTATAAATGGTTCAAAAAATGCTGCATTATTGGCTATACAGATATTGTCCATAAAATATCCCCATCTATCTGACAGATTAAATTCATATAAGCGGGAGATGGCAGAGGGGGTATTTAGTCAGGATGACGAATTACAGGTGGAGGTTTCAAAGCTATGA
- a CDS encoding NCS2 family permease, giving the protein MEKIEKFFKLKENNTDVKTEIIAGITTFFTMAYIIFVNPDILSQTGMDFNSVMIATCISATIGTLLIGLMSNYPFAQAPGMGLNAFFTFSVVFGLGYTWQQALAAVFISGIVFLLITISGIRQTVVEAIPLSLKNAISAGIGFFIAFVGFNNAGIIHVNQGPIIDIINATDKLDKGAMIGAVNNAGSQVLEFGNFADPAVLLAVIGLVITGILMVKQVKGALFIGILATTIIGIPMGVTNLDVDFSMKSITLKETFMKMDFAGLVSGKGGVLNSIISVVTVVLSFFIVDMFDTMGTLIGTANKAGFLDKDGNLPRGNKAMLADAIATCAGAVLGTSTVTTFVESSAGVSEGGRTGLTSVVVSILFLLAIFLAPVAGIIPGAATAPALIIVGVLMMSSLKNINFDDFEEALPAFVTMVLMPYSYSIANGIAAGFIFYAIVKLVKGKAKEVHPVMYIFVGLFILRYLLLTLFM; this is encoded by the coding sequence ATGGAAAAGATAGAAAAGTTTTTTAAACTAAAAGAAAATAATACAGATGTAAAAACTGAAATTATCGCAGGTATTACTACATTTTTTACTATGGCATATATCATATTTGTAAATCCAGATATACTCTCACAGACAGGTATGGATTTTAACAGCGTAATGATAGCTACCTGTATATCAGCGACTATTGGTACTCTACTTATTGGTCTTATGTCAAACTATCCATTTGCACAAGCTCCTGGAATGGGGTTAAATGCATTCTTTACATTCAGCGTAGTCTTTGGATTGGGTTATACATGGCAGCAGGCGTTGGCTGCAGTGTTTATATCTGGTATTGTATTTTTATTGATTACCATATCAGGTATAAGGCAGACTGTAGTGGAGGCTATACCCCTTTCTCTTAAAAATGCTATCAGTGCAGGTATTGGATTTTTTATTGCTTTTGTTGGGTTTAACAATGCAGGCATAATACATGTCAATCAGGGTCCTATCATTGATATCATAAATGCTACTGATAAGCTGGACAAAGGTGCTATGATTGGAGCAGTAAACAACGCAGGTTCTCAGGTATTGGAGTTTGGTAATTTTGCAGATCCAGCAGTATTATTGGCTGTAATAGGCCTTGTAATCACTGGTATATTAATGGTAAAACAGGTAAAGGGCGCACTATTTATAGGTATATTGGCTACTACCATTATTGGTATTCCCATGGGTGTTACCAACTTGGATGTTGATTTTTCAATGAAGAGCATTACACTAAAAGAAACCTTCATGAAGATGGATTTTGCTGGTTTGGTGTCTGGTAAGGGTGGAGTGTTAAATTCCATTATATCGGTAGTTACGGTGGTATTATCATTCTTTATAGTAGATATGTTTGATACTATGGGGACACTAATCGGTACTGCCAATAAGGCGGGATTCCTTGATAAAGATGGTAATCTGCCAAGAGGTAATAAGGCCATGCTTGCAGATGCCATAGCTACATGTGCAGGTGCTGTTCTAGGAACATCTACAGTTACTACTTTTGTAGAGAGTAGTGCAGGCGTAAGCGAAGGTGGCAGAACTGGTCTTACTTCAGTAGTTGTTTCCATATTATTTTTGTTAGCCATATTCCTTGCACCAGTTGCTGGAATTATCCCAGGTGCAGCTACGGCTCCCGCCCTTATCATAGTAGGCGTGCTCATGATGAGTTCACTTAAAAATATAAACTTTGATGATTTTGAAGAGGCACTTCCTGCCTTTGTTACAATGGTATTAATGCCCTATTCCTACAGCATAGCAAATGGTATTGCTGCAGGTTTTATATTCTATGCAATAGTAAAACTTGTAAAGGGTAAGGCAAAAGAAGTACATCCTGTAATGTACATCTTTGTAGGGCTCTTTATACTAAGATATTTGTTGCTCACATTATTTATGTAA
- the purM gene encoding phosphoribosylformylglycinamidine cyclo-ligase, with protein MGLTYKDAGVDVEAGYKAVSLMKDKISTTFNKNVIGGIGSFAGLYALDLQDMKEPVLVSGTDGVGTKLKLAFIQDKHDTIGQDCVAMCVNDIVCQGAKPLFFLDYIATGKLYPEKIAQIVSGVADGCVQSECALIGGETAEMPGFYEEDEYDLAGFAVGIVDRKKIIDGSRIQNGDVLIGLQSSGVHSNGYSLVRKIVMDEKNRIDEYYDELGCTVGEALLRPTRIYVKAVLGIINKFDIKGISHITGGGFIENIPRMLPKGLQAEIQLGSWEVKPIFNLLKTWGNMDDGAMLNTFNMGIGMVMACSNENASGIIDILKDLGYPASIIGRVIEGHDGVRFVK; from the coding sequence ATGGGATTGACATATAAAGATGCGGGAGTGGATGTTGAAGCTGGATATAAAGCGGTATCTCTGATGAAGGATAAAATATCCACTACATTTAATAAAAATGTTATAGGTGGTATAGGAAGTTTTGCCGGCTTATATGCATTGGATCTACAGGATATGAAGGAACCGGTTTTAGTATCAGGTACGGATGGGGTAGGTACAAAGCTGAAATTGGCATTTATACAGGATAAGCATGACACAATTGGTCAGGATTGTGTGGCTATGTGCGTAAACGATATAGTATGCCAGGGCGCAAAACCCCTTTTCTTTTTAGACTATATAGCAACGGGTAAATTATACCCTGAAAAGATAGCCCAAATAGTAAGTGGTGTAGCGGATGGATGTGTGCAGTCTGAATGTGCACTTATAGGTGGGGAAACTGCGGAGATGCCTGGATTTTATGAGGAAGACGAATATGATTTGGCTGGGTTTGCAGTAGGTATAGTAGATAGGAAAAAGATAATAGATGGTTCACGAATACAAAATGGTGATGTCCTAATTGGGCTTCAATCATCAGGGGTTCATAGCAATGGTTATTCCTTGGTGAGAAAGATTGTAATGGATGAGAAAAATAGAATTGATGAATATTATGATGAGCTTGGGTGTACGGTAGGAGAAGCTCTGTTAAGACCTACCCGTATATATGTAAAGGCCGTACTTGGCATTATTAATAAATTTGATATAAAAGGTATATCTCATATTACCGGAGGCGGATTTATAGAGAATATTCCAAGGATGTTGCCAAAGGGATTGCAGGCAGAGATACAGCTTGGAAGCTGGGAGGTAAAACCCATATTCAACCTTCTCAAAACCTGGGGTAATATGGATGATGGGGCCATGTTAAATACATTTAATATGGGCATTGGCATGGTAATGGCCTGTTCAAATGAGAATGCATCAGGCATAATAGACATCTTGAAAGATTTAGGGTATCCTGCAAGCATTATAGGCAGAGTAATAGAAGGTCATGATGGAGTGAGGTTTGTAAAATGA
- the purN gene encoding phosphoribosylglycinamide formyltransferase: MKRLGILISGGGTDLQSIIDNIKNGYIPAEIGVVISNKKDAYGLVRAKDNGIPAVYLCKKHYKNNEEFNLAILDQLQQYNIDYVVLAGYLNILSSDVIRAYPNKIINIHPSLIPSFCGKGFYGEKVHQAVLDYGVKVTGATVHFVDEGTDTGPIILQQPVMIKEDDDPESLSSRVLEVEHRILPDAVKLLVEDRLKIHGRRVIIR; encoded by the coding sequence ATGAAAAGATTAGGTATACTCATATCCGGGGGAGGTACCGATCTCCAGTCCATAATAGACAATATAAAAAATGGATATATACCTGCCGAGATAGGCGTGGTAATTTCAAATAAAAAGGACGCTTATGGCCTTGTACGTGCTAAGGACAATGGTATACCAGCAGTATACCTATGCAAAAAGCATTATAAAAACAATGAGGAATTTAATTTGGCTATTTTAGATCAGCTACAACAGTATAATATAGATTATGTGGTATTAGCTGGCTATTTAAATATATTATCATCTGATGTTATAAGGGCATATCCAAATAAGATAATAAACATACATCCTTCCCTTATACCGTCATTTTGTGGCAAAGGGTTTTATGGTGAAAAGGTACATCAGGCAGTATTGGACTATGGTGTAAAGGTAACCGGTGCTACAGTCCATTTTGTAGATGAGGGTACGGACACCGGTCCTATCATTCTCCAGCAACCAGTTATGATAAAGGAAGATGATGATCCAGAGAGTTTATCCAGCCGGGTGCTGGAAGTAGAACATAGGATATTGCCCGATGCGGTAAAACTCTTGGTAGAGGACAGACTAAAGATACATGGGCGAAGGGTTATTATTAGATAG
- a CDS encoding phage holin family protein, whose protein sequence is MKKQILKLACNILAFYLASLIIPSGVSISGGEGLVIAALVLWVINILIRPLLLLITIPINVFTLGIFTLVVDSWMIMLTGKIVNGLTIYGFWAAFLIALIVTLLNEIINSIKQ, encoded by the coding sequence TTGAAAAAACAGATTTTAAAATTGGCATGCAATATATTAGCTTTTTATCTAGCTTCCTTGATTATACCTTCAGGTGTGAGTATAAGTGGAGGAGAGGGTTTGGTTATTGCAGCTTTGGTGTTGTGGGTGATCAATATCCTCATAAGACCTTTGTTGCTGCTTATAACCATACCGATAAATGTATTTACACTGGGCATATTCACATTGGTAGTGGATAGCTGGATGATAATGTTAACTGGTAAAATAGTGAATGGTCTTACTATATATGGATTCTGGGCAGCATTTTTGATTGCCCTTATAGTAACATTATTAAATGAAATTATAAACTCAATAAAACAATAA
- the purH gene encoding bifunctional phosphoribosylaminoimidazolecarboxamide formyltransferase/IMP cyclohydrolase: MKRRAIISVSDKTGIVEFARRLSSFDVEIVSTGGTAKVLQEAGVSVTNVSDITGFPECLDGRVKTLHPNIHAGILAMRQNSEHMKQLGELDITPVDFVIINLYPFKETILKDGVKLEEAIENIDIGGPSMLRAAAKNYQDVTVLIDPNDYEKVLDELEENGEVKRETKFYLAAKVFEHTAHYDALIANYLSKQVNDEEFPELLTLTYEKVQTMRYGENPHQKGVFYKEVGNIPASLINAKQLHGKALSYNNINDTNGAIEALKEFDEPTVVAVKHANPCGVGTASTIYDAYKKAYDGDPISIFGGIIVANREIDAETAAEINKIFVEIVVAPSYTEEALDILFKKKNIRVLELGDINTKTPKGTWDMKKVYGGLLVQDFDTELLPAMEDLEVVTDKKPTDREMEDLIFAWKVVKHTKSNAIVIAKDNATLGVGPGQTNRIWAAEQAIDRSGDKVKGAVMASDAFFPFPDCVEAAAKAGITAIIQPGGSIRDDQSIEACNKYGIAMIFTGMRHFKH, translated from the coding sequence ATGAAAAGACGAGCAATAATAAGCGTGTCGGATAAAACGGGCATAGTAGAATTTGCCAGGAGATTGAGCAGTTTTGATGTGGAGATAGTATCTACAGGAGGTACTGCTAAAGTGCTTCAAGAGGCGGGAGTATCTGTTACAAATGTAAGCGATATTACTGGATTCCCAGAATGTTTAGATGGCAGGGTAAAGACACTTCATCCCAATATACATGCTGGTATCTTGGCAATGCGCCAAAACAGTGAACATATGAAACAACTAGGGGAGCTTGATATTACCCCTGTTGATTTTGTAATCATAAATCTGTATCCATTTAAAGAAACCATATTAAAGGATGGAGTAAAATTAGAAGAAGCTATTGAAAACATAGATATAGGCGGACCATCTATGTTGAGGGCGGCAGCTAAAAACTATCAGGATGTCACGGTGCTAATAGATCCTAATGATTATGAAAAGGTATTAGATGAGCTAGAGGAAAATGGAGAAGTTAAAAGAGAGACTAAATTCTATCTAGCTGCTAAAGTATTTGAACATACTGCTCATTATGATGCTCTTATTGCTAATTATCTAAGCAAACAGGTAAATGATGAGGAATTCCCTGAGCTTCTTACACTTACCTATGAAAAAGTGCAGACCATGCGCTATGGAGAAAATCCCCATCAGAAAGGTGTGTTCTATAAGGAAGTAGGTAATATCCCCGCTAGCCTTATAAATGCAAAACAGCTCCATGGGAAGGCGCTTTCATACAATAATATAAACGATACAAATGGTGCCATAGAGGCCCTAAAGGAATTTGATGAACCAACTGTAGTTGCTGTAAAGCATGCAAACCCCTGTGGAGTTGGTACCGCTTCTACCATATATGATGCCTATAAAAAGGCATATGATGGTGATCCCATATCCATATTTGGAGGCATAATAGTTGCTAACAGGGAGATTGATGCAGAGACTGCTGCAGAGATAAACAAGATATTTGTAGAGATAGTAGTGGCACCTTCCTATACAGAGGAGGCTTTGGATATACTGTTCAAGAAGAAAAACATCAGAGTGTTAGAGTTAGGGGATATTAATACAAAAACTCCTAAGGGCACATGGGATATGAAAAAGGTATATGGAGGTTTGCTAGTACAGGACTTTGATACTGAGCTTCTACCAGCTATGGAGGATTTAGAGGTGGTAACTGATAAAAAGCCAACGGATAGGGAGATGGAAGATCTCATATTTGCTTGGAAGGTAGTTAAACATACAAAATCCAATGCTATAGTAATAGCGAAGGATAATGCCACTTTAGGGGTAGGTCCTGGACAGACCAATAGGATATGGGCAGCTGAGCAGGCTATAGACAGGAGTGGAGACAAAGTAAAGGGAGCGGTTATGGCATCAGATGCATTTTTCCCATTTCCAGACTGTGTAGAAGCTGCTGCAAAGGCAGGAATTACTGCTATTATACAACCTGGTGGTTCCATAAGGGATGATCAATCGATAGAGGCATGCAATAAATATGGCATAGCAATGATATTTACTGGCATGCGTCATTTTAAACATTAA
- the dapB gene encoding 4-hydroxy-tetrahydrodipicolinate reductase, translating into MTNIIIHGCNGTMGKVVTRVAMSDPDINIVAGIDKISDKVEKDFPVYQSLEECKVSADVIIDFSVHTAVPALIESAEKRGIPVVIATTGLSEDNMNLIIEKSKNIPIFQSANMSLGINVTGEMAKLAACVLGDKFDIEIVEKHHNQKVDAPSGTAYMLADTINSMLNPKKEYTYGRHSKNDKRSKNEIGIHAIRGGTIVGEHSIIFAGQDEVIEIKHTAFSKQIFAIGAIQAAKFLIGKTPNLYNMDDLIETGSLN; encoded by the coding sequence ATGACAAATATCATAATACATGGCTGTAATGGTACAATGGGTAAGGTAGTAACCCGGGTAGCAATGTCCGATCCAGATATAAATATAGTAGCTGGCATCGATAAGATAAGTGACAAAGTAGAAAAAGATTTTCCCGTATATCAATCCCTGGAAGAATGCAAAGTATCTGCGGATGTTATAATTGATTTTTCAGTGCATACAGCCGTACCAGCACTAATAGAATCGGCAGAAAAGCGAGGAATACCTGTAGTAATAGCAACTACTGGTCTTTCAGAAGATAATATGAATCTTATAATAGAAAAATCAAAAAACATCCCCATATTCCAATCAGCCAATATGTCACTGGGTATAAATGTAACAGGTGAAATGGCTAAACTAGCTGCATGCGTACTTGGAGATAAATTCGATATAGAGATAGTTGAAAAACATCATAACCAAAAGGTGGATGCGCCCAGCGGCACCGCATATATGCTGGCTGATACCATAAACAGTATGCTTAATCCTAAAAAAGAGTACACATATGGAAGGCACTCTAAAAATGATAAGCGCTCTAAAAACGAGATCGGGATACATGCCATACGCGGTGGTACTATAGTAGGTGAACATAGTATAATTTTTGCCGGTCAAGATGAAGTCATAGAGATAAAACATACCGCTTTTTCAAAACAGATATTTGCAATAGGTGCAATTCAAGCTGCAAAATTTTTGATAGGTAAAACACCTAATCTTTATAATATGGATGATCTAATAGAAACAGGGAGCCTAAACTAG
- a CDS encoding SHOCT-like domain-containing protein, which produces MDEKLKILTMVEEGKITAEEGMELLKALGDENQSEKYGKDGRKRFLRIDVQDGEETKVNVNIPLALLKVGAKFKNVAFKFIPEDVQNELGDKGIDLEEIDIDELLNMIDNGVLDGPLVDVNDGEDKVRIYVE; this is translated from the coding sequence ATGGATGAGAAATTAAAGATCTTGACTATGGTAGAAGAAGGTAAGATAACGGCCGAGGAGGGGATGGAACTTTTAAAGGCATTGGGGGATGAAAATCAATCTGAAAAGTATGGCAAAGATGGTAGAAAGAGATTTTTGCGGATTGATGTACAAGATGGTGAGGAAACCAAAGTAAATGTTAATATACCGCTGGCTCTTTTAAAGGTGGGGGCTAAATTTAAAAATGTAGCATTTAAATTCATTCCCGAAGATGTCCAAAATGAATTAGGGGATAAGGGAATAGATCTGGAAGAGATAGATATTGATGAGCTTTTAAACATGATAGATAATGGAGTACTAGATGGACCATTGGTGGATGTAAATGACGGTGAAGACAAGGTACGTATATATGTGGAATGA
- the purD gene encoding phosphoribosylamine--glycine ligase encodes MKVLVVGGGGREHALIWKLKQSSKVSKIYCAPGNGGIGDMADCIPIQATDVEHMVEFARENAVDLTIVTPDDPLALGMVDALNNAGLRAFGPTRDAAILEWSKAYAKDFMKKYNIPTAKYEVFNDYNEAIKYLDKISYPVVIKADGLALGKGVVIAGSKQEAVEALDDCMLKKVFGNSGSRVIIEEFLSGREVSILTFTDGMTVVPMLSSQDHKKAFDNDMGPNTGGMGAFAPSPYYTEEVAKYTYENIIKPTIEGMLKEGRRFKGILYFGLMLTDNGPKLLEYNARFGDPETQAVLPLLKTEIIDIFDAIIDERLDEMDISWDNRSAACVVIASGGYPKTYQKGYEIEGLDEIKKHGDLFIFHAGTKKKEDKYYTNGGRVLGITCIGQDVISAAEKVYDNITKVNFKDMFYRTDIGRA; translated from the coding sequence ATGAAGGTACTAGTAGTTGGAGGAGGAGGGCGTGAGCATGCCCTCATATGGAAATTAAAGCAGAGTAGTAAGGTATCTAAAATCTATTGTGCTCCTGGCAATGGTGGTATAGGAGATATGGCTGATTGTATACCCATACAGGCCACCGATGTAGAGCATATGGTGGAGTTTGCAAGGGAAAATGCTGTGGACCTAACCATAGTAACTCCCGATGATCCTTTAGCATTAGGCATGGTAGATGCACTAAATAATGCGGGATTAAGGGCATTTGGACCTACCAGGGATGCGGCTATACTGGAATGGAGCAAGGCATATGCCAAAGATTTTATGAAAAAATATAATATACCCACTGCAAAATATGAGGTTTTTAATGATTATAATGAGGCAATAAAATATCTAGACAAAATATCATATCCTGTAGTCATAAAGGCTGACGGCCTTGCATTAGGTAAGGGTGTTGTAATTGCAGGTAGCAAACAAGAGGCTGTGGAAGCATTAGATGATTGTATGCTAAAGAAGGTATTTGGTAATTCAGGTAGCAGAGTAATCATAGAAGAATTTCTGAGCGGACGTGAGGTTTCCATATTGACTTTTACTGATGGCATGACGGTGGTGCCAATGCTAAGTTCCCAAGATCATAAAAAGGCTTTTGACAATGATATGGGGCCTAATACCGGGGGGATGGGGGCATTTGCTCCAAGTCCATACTATACAGAAGAGGTGGCTAAATATACATATGAAAATATAATAAAGCCTACAATAGAGGGAATGCTCAAGGAGGGCAGGAGATTTAAAGGTATCTTATACTTTGGGCTTATGCTAACGGACAATGGACCAAAGTTATTAGAATATAATGCAAGGTTTGGCGATCCGGAAACTCAGGCAGTATTGCCCCTTTTAAAAACGGAGATCATAGATATATTTGACGCCATAATAGATGAGCGACTGGATGAGATGGATATAAGTTGGGATAACAGATCGGCTGCTTGCGTGGTTATAGCTTCTGGAGGTTATCCAAAGACATATCAAAAAGGCTATGAGATAGAGGGGCTAGATGAAATAAAAAAACATGGGGATTTGTTTATATTTCATGCCGGTACCAAAAAGAAAGAGGATAAGTATTATACCAATGGCGGGAGAGTGCTAGGAATAACATGCATAGGACAAGATGTAATATCAGCTGCAGAGAAGGTATATGATAATATAACAAAAGTGAATTTTAAAGATATGTTTTATCGTACAGATATTGGCAGAGCATAG
- the dapA gene encoding 4-hydroxy-tetrahydrodipicolinate synthase, with translation MSIFTGSCVALSTPFNESGVNFDTLKNLLEFQISQSTDAILVCGTTGEPSTMSLEERNAVIEFTVEQVNGRVPVIAGTGGNCTDSVIKASRDAEGLGADALLIVTPYYNKTSQKGLVAHYNAVAEKVDLPIIIYNVPGRTGLNIKPETLLELSKIKNITGIKEASGNITQAVEMARLCPNMDMYSGNDDMVVPILSLGGKGVISVVANIAPKDTHDMVMKFLHGDVGGSRELQFKLKPLIDALFSEVNPIPVKTALNLMGFNMGNLRLPLVELSEKNLQLLKTRMMDYGLEI, from the coding sequence ATGAGTATTTTTACCGGTAGTTGTGTTGCCCTATCTACCCCGTTCAATGAAAGTGGTGTAAACTTTGATACTCTAAAAAACCTTTTAGAATTTCAAATATCCCAGTCTACCGATGCCATACTGGTATGCGGTACGACAGGAGAACCTTCCACTATGTCACTAGAAGAACGGAATGCAGTAATAGAATTTACCGTTGAGCAGGTAAATGGAAGAGTACCCGTCATAGCCGGTACAGGTGGGAACTGTACAGATTCAGTCATAAAAGCTTCAAGAGATGCGGAAGGATTGGGTGCAGATGCCCTTTTGATAGTTACACCCTACTATAATAAGACATCGCAAAAGGGTCTTGTAGCTCATTACAATGCTGTTGCTGAAAAAGTAGATCTACCTATAATAATATATAATGTGCCTGGGCGTACAGGACTTAATATAAAACCGGAAACATTATTAGAACTATCAAAGATCAAAAACATCACTGGCATCAAGGAAGCTAGCGGCAATATAACCCAGGCTGTTGAAATGGCTAGGTTATGTCCAAATATGGACATGTATTCCGGAAATGATGATATGGTAGTTCCTATACTTTCCCTAGGTGGTAAGGGTGTAATATCTGTAGTGGCAAATATAGCACCTAAGGATACCCATGACATGGTCATGAAATTTTTGCACGGCGATGTAGGCGGGAGCAGAGAGTTACAATTCAAGTTAAAGCCTCTTATAGATGCACTGTTTTCAGAAGTAAATCCCATCCCCGTAAAAACTGCACTTAACTTAATGGGATTCAATATGGGGAACTTACGTCTGCCTCTGGTTGAACTCTCTGAAAAGAACCTTCAACTGCTTAAAACTCGCATGATGGATTATGGACTTGAAATATAG